ACGCCAAGGTACCGGAGAACCCAAAGCACCACTCTTGTTCAACTGCCCCTCCAAATTTTCGCGAGTCAAATCAGTAAAGCTCCCATTTTCACTCTTATCGGAACTATCCGATGAATCCATCGCACTCGGACCCGAAGAATCACTCGATCCATTGCCAAATTCAGGACTCATAACCCTGGATTTTAAACTCCTAACAGGCAACCCCAAAGGTTTATCATCTCTAAACGAAATCAATTCACCATACTTTTCGACACCACAATGTGGTTGAGCCAGCACAACCGTGGGTTCCCCTTGGACATACTTTGAACTCCAAGCTTGAACAACATTTTCCTCGTAAGGGTTGTCAAAGCTACCATTTTTAACATTAAAACATCCAGCTTTACCCTGTCCACTACAGTACATGGAATGATCAAAACCATCTTCAAATATAGACGAAACATGGAACATTCCAGAAGCATGCGAGTGAGAATCATCAAGATTACCATTATCAATATATCTACGACCGAACAAGCCATAAGAAACAGCAATGCCAATGAACATAAGATGAAGAAGTTCCCAAAACTTGTTGAGTACTGTTTGGTTTATGAAATCTGGAGGTTGGGAAGGGAACAATGGGATTGCAATGAGTAAGAAAGCAAAAAACAGCAACTTACCCAGAAAGAACGTGTAGTTATTACTATCATTGTTTCTGTATATGCTGTTGGCCCTTGTGAAGGGAGGATCTGAATCCGCCATTAATAAAGTACAGAAGCTTCTCTGCTTCAGCTTGTTTGTTgggtttctcttcttcttttggtAAGTGAAGTGAAAATGGgggtttgtttgtttgttttttttttttttgggggggggggggacaTGTATTAAACAATACTTCGATTGATTGAAGGAAGGAAGACTTTGAAAGCAAGGAAGATAATGGTCCGGTTGCAAAGAGAGTaaagttaaattattattatttttagaaaaacaaaCGCAAGGAAAATAATGGTCCGGTTGCAAAGAGAgtaaaggtaaattttttttttttagaaaaacagCTGGCTTGCATTTATTTCAAAACATCAGGAATTAAAAAGTAATAACTATTGTCATGACCGTTGAGTTAAATGACCAGATTGGCCTACGTTGCATTGTCACTCCATGAGAGGAAAAAGGGCGACCCTTATGGGTCAAAGCGTAGGAGGACTTCGTTTGGAACGAAAtaaaaagaaaccttaattaaatTGGGATGAGCCCGTTGAAGCTCTTAAAATTGCACTCGAGGGCTCTGCTCCCGTGACCCCGGACGACCAATACAAAGATTTGACAAAAAACCAAAAACAGATTTCCTTTTATATAATCACAGAAATACAaactttttttctattttggattTTGGCTTTGCAGACGGTGAATTGGATAGCTGTTCATAGGGCGTTGATGGCTATAAAAAATGTTGAAACTACGATTACTGACTAGCCTCTCCTTCTGTTGACTAATCATTACCTGATAGTTTTTTTCTATAATGACCAAATCGAATAAGCTCCGTACTTGAGGATTTGACATTGCAAATGACTAACAAGGTCATGATTGTTACGTTATTTTCCAGATACTTACATAGAGAGGATTTCCCAACCGGAGATCGTCCCATATGTGATCCATAAGAAGCTGACAGAGAGAGCCAGTTACTGCTTTCATCATTGTAATGCTTCTTTTTCCTAGAGACTATCCAAGAGATTTGATGTTGATGGCATCATTTTTCTAGAAACAATCCAAGGTATTTGATGACATGAACAAAtcattttatgattttaatttagTAGATTTTTCCTTCATCATATGCTATCCTTTGTTGGGAAACGCTTTGATAGTTCTCTGGAAAACAACAGGAACCTGATCAGACTTAACTCCGTCATAACCACGATTATTGATATTTTGATTGTTATATGCTCCCAAAACCATTGGAATTATGGTCTAGAAGCAGGGGCATTGAAGGGTCGATGAGTAACAGGCGATGGCAATGCAGCCCAAGAACTAGCGGGTACCGGCCTTTGATGCTTTGAGTTAGGGGCAGAGGAATCAGCCAAGGATGAAGACGGAGAAGAAGCAACAGCCACACGTTCACAAGAAGGGCACATGGTGAGGGTTGTGGGAGGGTTGATGTGGGTGTAGAGCTGTGGGGAGAGTTTTAATGCTCGAAGCTCTTGCGCTTCCTTCTGAAGCCTTCTGTTTTCATCTGTTAGATTGTCGCAACATCTTTTTAGATACTCACAGTCAACTTCCGTCTGCTTCAACTTAGTCCTGAACGTTTGCACCAATGAAGAAAAACAATGCTGAGCTTGCATTTCCCTTCAGAATACCCTCAACAATTAATTGAAGAAATAAAACATAACAAACTTACCTTGCTCTTCTGTTCTGGAACCAAACCTCCACTTGCCTAGGCCTCAGATTCAATTGCATTGCCAGTGCCAACTTCTGCTTCTGTATCATAAAACACAACTCCAACATTTCACTTCAAATATCAAATTGTTAAACTACCTGACGTTTTAAAGACTAATCGTTAACTAACAGGATTAAGGGTGCTATGTTCCTTGAAGGTTTCTTCAAGCACCAACGATTGCTCCTTTGAAAGCCTAAGTTTCTTCCTCGAGGCATCGTCACCAGCACCCCCGCCATCTTCATCGTCACTGGAACGAGAGCAAGACTGTCTCTCAGCCTCGGTTTCATCGCCCACAGGGTCTCTCTCGTTTCTCTTTCCACTTATGCTTGAAACGGTGCTGTTAGGCGAGGAGACCCCATCTTCTTCCTCGCATTCAGCCAAGGCCGGTGCCTGGTTCACATCAATTCCACCAGCAAATGATCTTGTTTCCAACTGTCCATCTGCATGCATACGGTCAATCAAAAAAATCATTTCGTTGTGTTGGTCAAATCCCATTGATGAATGCAAGAGATATGCAATGCAATCCAAAGATGGAAAGAGACGATAAAACATCAGATCTCAACATGGTAAGGAATAGAAACAGGAATGAAACATGACAACCCCGTAAACTGGTGAAAAGAAAAGGGGACAAAAACATACCAGAAGACTGAAACAGTTCATTCCAAATGTTCCTCTGCTGATGGTTTTGCATGCAAGGTGAAGCTAAAGGCATGAGATTTAGCTTCAACGAGGGCTGGTTCTGAGCACGTCCCAAGCTCAAACTTAACCCCAAACCGTCATCTTTATCATCCATCTCTCCTTTTTTGTCTTAAAAACTTCCACTTTCCCCAGAGCAGAACCAATCGAAGTACACCATTTTTTCCTCTT
This is a stretch of genomic DNA from Gossypium arboreum isolate Shixiya-1 chromosome 11, ASM2569848v2, whole genome shotgun sequence. It encodes these proteins:
- the LOC108459584 gene encoding homeobox-leucine zipper protein HAT3-like; this translates as MDDKDDGLGLSLSLGRAQNQPSLKLNLMPLASPCMQNHQQRNIWNELFQSSDGQLETRSFAGGIDVNQAPALAECEEEDGVSSPNSTVSSISGKRNERDPVGDETEAERQSCSRSSDDEDGGGAGDDASRKKLRLSKEQSLVLEETFKEHSTLNPKQKLALAMQLNLRPRQVEVWFQNRRARTKLKQTEVDCEYLKRCCDNLTDENRRLQKEAQELRALKLSPQLYTHINPPTTLTMCPSCERVAVASSPSSSLADSSAPNSKHQRPVPASSWAALPSPVTHRPFNAPASRP